The proteins below are encoded in one region of Apium graveolens cultivar Ventura chromosome 4, ASM990537v1, whole genome shotgun sequence:
- the LOC141718905 gene encoding uncharacterized protein LOC141718905, with amino-acid sequence MECFKCNQTGHYSTECTIGTGKPEMTCFKYGKVGHMERNFKEPVQKANILRIAGPPPPQAQTVLPRAPMFNMTMKDAVQDADMVAGTLAINSVEVKVLMNSGATRSFISESVVDRLKCVAYPLESNLIIEVGNQERVATNRIFPNCDIVIEGRHFFS; translated from the coding sequence ATGGagtgtttcaagtgcaatcagacAGGTCACTACTCAACAGAATGCACTATTGGCACGGGGAAGCCAGAGATGACTTGTTTTAAGTATGGAAAAGTTGGCCATATGGAAAGAAATTtcaaggagcctgttcagaaggcaaatattcttaggattgctggaccaccGCCTCCACAAGCACAAACAGTTCTTCCAAGGGCGCCGATGTTTAATATGACCATGAAAGATGCAGTGCAGGATGCGGATATGGTAGCAGGTACGCTCGCTATTAATTCAGTAGAAGTCAAAGTGTTAATGAATTCTGGTGCTACTAGATCATTTATTTCTGAAAGTGTTGTTGATAGACTAAagtgtgttgcgtaccctctagaatCTAATCTGATTATAGAAGTAGGAAATCAGGAACGAGTTGCTACCAATAGAATTTTTCCcaattgcgacattgttatagaaggtcggcacttttttAGCTGA